A genomic segment from Agelaius phoeniceus isolate bAgePho1 chromosome 2, bAgePho1.hap1, whole genome shotgun sequence encodes:
- the LOC129117570 gene encoding inhibitor of apoptosis protein-like: protein MNIVEDSPFLASIMRQSAPRDELKYDLSCELYRMSTFSTFPMNTPVSERSLARAGFYYMGVQDKVKCFSCGLTLDNWQPGDNAMEKHKQLYPSCTFVQRMLSVNNVGLSSRSAFPHSAANSLPPSLRSIALSPSLEQVGYFSGSFSSFPQDPVTTRAAEDLPFLSPKLHNHSMRTEDARLRTFQSWPLTFLSPTDLAKAGLYYLGTADKVACFTCGGQLCNWEPKDNAVSEHRRHYPNCPFVENLIRDQQSFNVSNVSMQTHEARVKTFINWPTRIPVQPEQLADAGFYYVGRNDDVKCFCCDGGLRCWESGDDPWIEHAKWFPRCEYLLRVKGREFVDQIQARFPHLLEQLLSTSDPPVDENLDPPIIRFEPGESHSEDAIMMNTPVVKAALEMGFSRRLIKQTVQSKILATGENYKTVNDLVSDLLTAEDEKIEEEKEKQLEEVASDDLYLIQKNRMALFQRLTCVLPILGSLLSAKVITELEHDVIKQKTQIPLQARELIDTILVKGNEAASIFRNCLRDCDPVLYKDLFVEKTIKYVPTEDVSGLPMEEQLRRLQEERTCKVCMDKEVSIVFIPCGHLVVCKECAPSLRKCPICRGTIKGTVRTFLS from the exons ATGAACATAGTGGAAGATAGCCCTTTCTTGGCTAGCATCATGAGGCAGAGTGCTCCTCGTGATGAACTGAAGTATGACCTGTCCTGTGAGCTCTACAGAATGTCAACCTTCTCCACCTTCCCCATGAACACGCCGGTGTCTGAGCGCAGCCTTGCCCGGGCTGGGTTTTATTACATGGGCGTGCAAGATAAAGTTAAGTGCTTCAGTTGTGGCTTAACACTGGATAACTGGCAGCCAGGAGATAATGCTATGGAAAAACATAAGCAGCTGTATCCTAGCTGCACTTTTGTTCAAAGAATGCTTTCAGTTAACAACGTTGGACTGTCATCTCGTTCTGCCTTTCCACACTCAGCTGCAAACAGTCTCCCACCGTCTCTACGTTCCATAGCACTTTCTCCAAGTCTAGAGCAGGTTGGATATTTCAGTGGCTCATTTTCCAGTTTTCCTCAAGACCCAGTAACTACTAGGGCAGCTGAAGACCTTCCATTCTTGAGCCCTAAGCTTCACAATCATTCTATGAGGACAGAAGATGCTAGGCTACGCACCTTTCAGTCATGGCCACTGACGTTTCTCTCACCCACTGATCTGGCAAAGGCTGGACTTTATTACCTGGGGACAGCAGACAAAGTTGCTTGTTTTACCTGTGGTGGTCAGCTGTGTAATTGGGAACCAAAAGATAATGCTGTGTCAGAGCATCGGAGACACTATCCCAACTGCCCTTTTGTGGAAAACCTTATCCGAGACCAGCAGAGTTTCAATGTTTCAAATGTGAGCATGCAGACCCATGAAGCACGTGTTAAAACATTCATAAATTGGCCAACCAGAATTCCAGTTCAGCCTGAACAGCTTGCAGATGCTGGCTTTTACTACGTAG gtcgCAATGATGATGTGAAATGTTTTTGCTGTGATGGCGGGTTAAGGTGCTGGGAATCTGGAGATGATCCATGGATTGAGCATGCAAAATGGTTTCCAAG GTGTGAGTATCTGCTTCGTGTAAAAGGAAGAGAGTTTGTAGATCAAATTCAGGCCAGATTCCCCCATCTCCTTGAACAG CTCTTGTCAACTTCTGATCCGCCTGTAGATGAAAACCTTGATCCTCCAA TTATTCGTTTTGAACCTGGAGAGAGCCATTCAGAAGATGCAATCATGATGAACACACCTGTGGTTAAAGCTGCCTTGGAGATGGGATTCAGTAGAAGGCTAATTAAGCAAACAGTGCAAAGTAAAATCTTGGCCACTGGAGAAAACTACAAGACTGTTAATGATCTTGTGTCTGATCTACTCACGGCTGAAGATGAGAAGattgaagaagagaaagaaaagcagttgGAAGAAGTGGCATCAG ATGATTTGTACTTGATCCAGAAGAATCGAATGGCTTTATTCCAGCGTTTAACATGTGTACTCCCGATCCTTGGCAGTTTACTATCAGCTAAAGTGATAACAGAACTTGAGCATGATGTTATTAAGCAGAAGACTCAGATACCATTGCAGGCAAGGGAACTGATAGATACAATTTTAGTTAAAGGAAATGAAGCAGCCAGCATCTTCAGGAACTGTCTACGAGATTGTGACCCTGTGCTTTACAAGGATTTATTTG TGGAGAAGACCATCAAGTATGTTCCCACAGAAGATGTTTCAG GTTTACCTATGGAAGAACAATTAAGAAGATTGCAAGAGGAAAGAACATGTAAAGTTTGCATGGACAAAGAAGTTTCTATTGTTTTTATTCCATGTGGTCACTTAGTGGTGTGCAAAGAATGTGCACCATCCCTTAGGAAATGCCCAATTTGCAGGGGGACAATAAAAGGCACAGTCCGGACATTTCTTTCGTAA